A genomic stretch from Setaria viridis chromosome 1, Setaria_viridis_v4.0, whole genome shotgun sequence includes:
- the LOC117866089 gene encoding uncharacterized protein has product MAAPAFHLPLSLLLASLLLSTAAAAAASHNHHGVPGTHAHLLHHHGHGHGHHHRSPSTMTATARFDTAPSMHQNRVESESEENRQSLRVLEPFFTPAAAQAPSGEEAMAALGAAAADAEPKTPLDLPQPPSPPPSFVAAADLPPLAPQAGDARWSAPEAVAAPPPVDEPTATTTTTLPLPSPYPEAASPPPPVHGAAAGMASSGDDLGLQQLAKVLASLGYNEMASAATLLADSPSVATWPGAITVFAAPDIFLQAACPGCSRRHLLLDHMALGYFPYAELTAAPTVKLPSASVGFCLDVAAEHRPFSVHHASLYVDGVEISHPELYDDGRYVVHGLRGFVPPLSHASCIEGTHHHHHQVQVHHHSRRHHHLSAKSAAASAATAASIVRIMIRDAISRLRDSGFGFVALAMRVKFAELEKLANLTVFALDDQAIFTGGGHGYVSAVRFHIVPGHRLTRADLLRLRPGSILPTLDGEDQKLVITRGAGSATDEVRINYIPVKEPDAVINSRVAVHGIYVPFPRLHLANLAASVAVASAIQVNGSCDIGEPFGDCASTAMTSATIPAAQGYGGGQ; this is encoded by the coding sequence ATGGCTGCTCCGGCGTTccacctccccctctccctcctcctcgcctctcTGCTCCTCTccaccgcagccgcagccgccgcctcccacaACCACCACGGCGTGCCGGGGACCCAcgcccacctcctccaccaccacggccacggccatggccaccaccaccgctcccCGTCCACGATGACGGCCACCGCCCGCTTCGACACCGCGCCGTCCATGCACCAGAACCGCGTCgagtcggagtcggaggagAACCGCCAGTCGCTGCGCGTCCTCGAGCCCTTCTTCACCCCGGCGGCAGCCCAGGCGCCCTCCGGcgaggaggccatggcggcgctgggcgcggccgcggcggacgcgGAACCGAAGACGCCGCTCGACCTGCCccagccgccctcgccgcctccttccttcgTCGCCGCTGCGGATCTGCCTCCCCTCGCGCCGCAAGCGGGGGACGCGAGGTGGTCCGCGCCTGAGGCCGTCGCCGCTCCTCCACCCGTCGACGAGCCCACCGCCACCACGACGACGACCCTTCCGCTCCCCAGCCCGTACCCCGAGGCGGCGAGCCCTCCGCCTCCCGTccacggcgccgcggcggggatGGCGTCCTCGGGCGACGACCTCGGCCTGCAGCAGCTCGCCAAGGTGCTCGCGTCGCTGGGGTACAACGAGATGGCGTCGGCGGCCACGCTCCTCGCCGATTCGCCGTCTGTCGCGACCTGGCCCGGCGCGATCACCGTCTTCGCGGCCCCCGACATCTTCCTCCAGGCCGCCTGTCCCGGGTgctcgcgccgccacctcctcctcgaccaCATGGCCCTGGGCTACTTCCCCTACGCCGAGCTCACCGCCGCGCCCACCGTGAAGCTCCCGTCGGCCTCCGTCGGCTTCTGCCTCGACGTCGCTGCCGAGCACCGGCCCTTCTCCGTCCACCACGCCAGCCTGTACGTCGACGGCGTCGAGATCTCGCACCCTGAGCTCTACGACGACGGCCGCTACGTCGTGCACGGCCTCCGCGGCTTCGTCCCGCCGCTCTCCCACGCCTCCTGCATAGAGGgcacgcaccaccaccaccaccaggtccaagtccaccaccacagccgccgccaccaccacctaagCGCCAaatcggccgccgcctccgccgcaaccgccgcctCCATCGTGCGCATCATGATCCGCGACGCCATATCCCGCCTGCGCGACAGCGGCTTCGGCTTCGTGGCGCTGGCCATGCGCGTCAAGTTCGCCGAACTGGAGAAGCTGGCGAACCTGACGGTGTTCGCGCTCGATGACCAGGCCATCTTCACCGGCGGAGGCCACGGCTACGTCTCGGCGGTGCGGTTCCACATCGTCCCCGGGCACCGCCTCACCCGCGCCGACCTCCTGCGCCTCCGCCCCGGCTCCATCCTCCCCACCCTGGACGGCGAGGACCAGAAGCTCGTCATCACCCGCGGCGCCGGATCCGCCACCGACGAGGTCCGGATCAACTACATACCCGTGAAGGAACCTGACGCGGTGATCAACTCCCGCGTCGCCGTGCACGGCATCTACGTCCCGTTCCCCCGCCTTCACCTCGCCAACCTCGCCGCCTCGGTGGCCGTTGCCTCCGCCATCCAGGTGAATGGCAGCTGCGACATCGGGGAACCCTTCGGCGACTGCGCCTCTACAGCGATGACCTCTGCAACGATCCCGGCTGCTCAGGGCTACGGCGGAGGGCAGTGA
- the LOC117862684 gene encoding uncharacterized protein — MLLLHCSPRVHLHRLSPTRRLPLASSFPLPRRRLRRSTAIHAEPDAPPPPPSSAAEPEPPDAGAVDAEGEGPVELRAPTLFSTDDNPTPLQTATSLLLTGAISVFLFRSLRRRARRAKELRVRSSGVKKPNNLTEEALEGLRMMSASPIETEKPPSPIQALLGGIAAGVIALILYKFTTTIEASLNRQTISDSFSVRQITITIRTIITGLCYLATSVFGINAVGLILYSLQLTFQSIMDDDSNSSSTGKISEQSNTSNSESASSDLQQISDKSKNSAE, encoded by the exons ATGCTGCTCCTCCACTGCTCCCCGCGCGTTCATCTCCACCGCCTCTCACCAactcgccgcctccccctcgccTCTTCTTTccctcttccccgccgccgcctccgccgctccaccGCTATCCACGCCGAGCctgatgcgccgccgccgccgccttcctccgcaGCGGAGCCAGAGCcccccgacgccggcgccgtcgacgccgaAGGCGAGGGCCCCGTGGAGCTCCGCGCCCCGACGCTCTTCTCCACCGACGACAATCCCACCCCGCTCCAGACCGCCACAAGCCTCCTCCTCACCGGCGCCATCTCCGTCTTCCTCTtccgctccctccgccgccgcgcccgccgcgccaagGAGCTG AGGGTGCGGTCGAGCGGAGTGAAGAAGCCCAACAATCTGACCGAGGAGGCCCTGGAGGGGCTCAGGATGATGAGCGCCTCGCCGATCGAGACCGAGAAGCCGCCGTCACCCATCCAGGCCCTGCTCGGTGGGATTGCGGCGGGGGTCATCGCGCTCATCCTCTACAAGTTCACTACCACCATAGAGGCCTCGCTCAACCGGCAGACCATTTCCGACAGCTTCTCG GTTCGTCAGATAACAATCACAATAAG AACAATTATCACTGGGCTTTGCTACCTAGCAACTTCTGTCTTTGGAATCAATGCAGTGGGGTTGATTTTGTATTCCCTCCAACTCACTTTCCAATCTATCATGGATGATGACTCCAATAGCTCCTCTACAGGGAAGATTAGCGAACAATCAAACACAAGTAACAGTGAATCAGCTAGTAGTGACTTGCAGCAGATATCTGACAAGAGTAAAAACTCAGCAGAGTAG
- the LOC117862880 gene encoding uncharacterized protein — translation MSWHQYHSTSSAASTYGRYVHSYDPYFDDDDDGDVKPAVVEHWRRDQQAAYSFPGVVEEDVKPVKPAKQPRPPGGGGAGGRRIHDGDDGTALSWPAAEQFRSTLRTQESLAGLRARYGVPEGFGLIPAGASQSACDPPPQPRGRGGAAASAVPICVHAQAFAAGMRLPLHPFVAGALAHYGIAPSQLAPNGWRVLVAFAVLCHFRGAGAPSLPVFRHFFALAPLPKAKGWYSFRGRESVPALFTGLPNSTKTWKEEFLLVSPPPGAPWRCPVRWGAPSKEANSDPALTEAEAAVARRLAQGHGVVDLKTYLSESNLVAAKISRVPACSGTEASRVHPSPPAKKKKAAATASAAASGGPSGEALRSKLQAKERALAQAKGKISKLEEELGKAKARELAEARQALAYERKLGTQVIKAEGGNGAGACKRRRSAQ, via the exons ATGTCGTGGCACCAGTAccactccacctcctccgcggcctccaCCTACGGCCGCTACGTCCACTCCTACGACCCCTacttcgacgacgacgacgacggcgacgtcaAGCCGGCAGTGGTGGAGCACTGGCGCCGCGACCAGCAGGCCGCCTACAGCTTTCCCGgcgtggtggaggaggacgtCAAGCCTGTGAAGCCCGCGAAGCAGCCTCGGCCACCTGGCGGGGGAGGAGCGGGAGGCCGCCGCATCCACGACGGAGACGACGGGACCGCGCTCTCCTGGCCCGCGGCGGAGCAGTTCCGCTCCACGCTACGCACGCAGGAGTccctcgccggcctccgcgccagGTACGGCGTCCCCGAGGGGTTCGGCCTGATCCCCGCGGGCGCCTCCCAGTCCGCGTgcgacccgccgccgcagcccagGGGCCGGGGCGGAGCCGCCGCGTCCGCGGTGCCGATCTGCGTGCACGCGCAGGCGTTCGCGGCGGGGATGCGCCTACCGCTGCACCCCTTCGTCGCCGGCGCGCTCGCGCACTACGGCATCGCGCCGTCGCAGCTGGCGCCCAACGGCTGGCGCGTCCTCGTCGCCTTCGCCGTGCTCTGCCACTTCCGCGGCGCGGGGGCGCCGTCGCTGCCCGTGTTCCGCCACTTCTTCGCCCTGGCGCCGCTGCCCAAGGCCAAGGGCTGGTACTCCTTCCGCGGCAGGGAGAGCGTGCCGGCGCTCTTCACGGGGCTCCCCAACTCCACCAAGACGTGGAAGGAGGAGTTCCTGctcgtgtcgccgccgcccggcgcgccgTGGCGCTGCCCCGTGCGCTGGGGTGCGCCGTCCAAGGAGGCCAACAGCGACCCGGCGCTcaccgaggcggaggcggccgtggcGCGCCGCCTTGCGCAGGGCCACGGCGTCGTCGACCTCAAGACGTACCTGTCCGAGAGCAACCTCGTCGCCGCCAAGATCAGCCGCGTACCAGCGTGTTCCG GGACGGAGGCATCTCGTGTCCATCCATCGCCCCCAGCCAAGAAGAAAAAAGCGGCGGCAACGGCGTCTGCTGCTGCTAGTGGTGGACCGAGCGGAGAAGCACTTCGTTCAAAGCTTCAGGCGAAGGAGAGAGCTCTCGCGCAGGCCAAGGGCAAGATCAGTaagctggaggaggagctgggcaAGGCTAAGGCGAGGGAACTCGCCGAGGCACGGCAGGCATTGGCGTACGAGAGGAAGCTCGGGACGCAGGTGATCAAGGCTGAAGGCGGCAATGGCGCCGGGGCTTGCAAGCGTCGCCGTAGCGCCCAGTGA